From the bacterium genome, one window contains:
- the tig gene encoding trigger factor produces MSFTVAEVSDFERRITLLLDSSRLEAAESRAARRLARDIHVNGFRRGKAPRRMVERVVGRERVRNDAIEDLLTDRLPGVWEGTGLTPAVSPVVDGIREVTDGVEVDLLVSLWPTLATPPVYEGRTVELEAPEEIGDEAVGRYLDMYREQFAELETVERPCRAGDYVAIDLSSSHDGHPLETPAATGFLYELGVEAAMEGLTEQLTGCEAGAVVEFEAPLRMAVGDLAEGTVIGVRVVVEEVREKLLPDLDDEWVSDFTDFDTVSELREQVFSDLDGQRLESLRSQLRGVLLSELAEEVELDIPQAVVDASAMRMFEDFRGRLDEQKSSVEEYLEATGQDIEAVFGQFRGRATAQIQVGALLDSVAEHTGVEVLEEDILDAYQAVASRTDQSVESIAEEMAGSALENSVRGDILRTRALDILMRAVVATDGDGAVIDLRLDPPDAPETVEDETE; encoded by the coding sequence GTGTCATTCACCGTTGCTGAAGTGAGCGACTTCGAACGTCGTATCACCCTCCTGCTCGACAGCAGTCGCCTCGAGGCGGCCGAGTCCCGCGCCGCCCGGAGGCTGGCCCGGGACATCCACGTGAACGGTTTCCGCCGTGGCAAGGCGCCCCGCCGCATGGTGGAGCGGGTGGTCGGCAGGGAGCGGGTCCGCAACGATGCCATCGAGGACCTGCTGACGGACCGCCTCCCGGGGGTATGGGAAGGCACCGGCCTGACCCCGGCGGTCTCGCCCGTGGTGGATGGGATCAGGGAGGTCACCGACGGTGTCGAGGTGGATCTCCTCGTAAGCCTATGGCCTACGTTGGCTACCCCGCCGGTCTACGAAGGCCGGACGGTCGAACTCGAAGCTCCCGAAGAGATCGGCGACGAAGCCGTAGGGCGATACCTGGACATGTACAGGGAGCAGTTCGCCGAGCTGGAGACCGTGGAACGGCCCTGCCGAGCGGGCGACTACGTGGCCATCGACCTCAGCTCCTCGCATGACGGGCACCCTCTGGAGACGCCGGCGGCCACCGGGTTCCTGTACGAATTGGGCGTCGAGGCGGCGATGGAGGGCTTGACCGAGCAGCTGACAGGCTGCGAGGCGGGCGCGGTGGTCGAGTTCGAGGCGCCGCTGCGCATGGCAGTCGGCGACCTGGCCGAAGGCACCGTGATCGGGGTGCGGGTGGTCGTAGAGGAGGTACGGGAGAAACTCCTTCCGGATCTGGACGACGAGTGGGTGTCGGACTTCACCGACTTCGACACCGTGAGCGAACTGCGTGAGCAGGTGTTCAGCGACCTGGACGGGCAGCGCCTCGAATCTTTGCGAAGCCAGCTACGAGGTGTCCTCCTGTCGGAGTTGGCCGAAGAGGTGGAACTGGACATACCCCAAGCCGTCGTAGATGCCTCCGCGATGAGGATGTTCGAGGATTTCCGTGGACGCCTCGATGAGCAGAAGTCGTCGGTCGAGGAGTACCTGGAAGCGACCGGGCAGGACATCGAAGCCGTGTTCGGACAGTTCCGTGGCCGTGCCACCGCGCAGATACAGGTCGGAGCGTTGCTGGATTCGGTAGCTGAGCACACAGGAGTCGAGGTGCTGGAGGAGGACATTCTCGATGCCTACCAGGCCGTAGCTTCCCGAACGGATCAGTCGGTCGAGAGCATTGCCGAGGAGATGGCGGGGAGTGCTCTAGAAAACAGCGTGCGCGGTGATATCCTGCGGACCCGGGCACTGGACATTCTCATGAGAGCTGTTGTGGCTACGGATGGTGATGGAGCTGTGATCGACCTCCGGCTCGATCCGCCCGATGCCCCGGAGACCGTCGAGGACGAGACCGAGTAA